The nucleotide sequence ACGTTAGCTGGGAGGGTAGATATCCAGATGTTCTTGTTCAGTGGTCATACCCAGTTGTAGATCTCAAGGGGATTCTCTATGTAAGCTTCTTCGGAGCCAAGGTTGAAAGGGGTGTATATGGTGAAAGGGTTATACAGGGGATATGGGTTGCTAGATCTGTTGATGGGGGTAGAACATTTTCGGAACCTGTTCTAGCTGCTGAGACACATTGGTGGTTCCCATACTATTCAGGCCCCTATGGCTTTAGATGGATAGTCCCCACACCAGCAACGGCTGTGGGGTCTGATGGGACTATATATATAGCTTATGAGGATGATCCAGATGGTCCTGAGGGCCCGGATATGGGTGATATATTCCTAGTGATCTCCAGGGATGGTGGGATGACTTGGAGCAAGCCCAAGAGAATCAATGATGATGAGGGCTACGCAACACAGTTCTTCCCAATGATAGCTATTAGAAAGAGCGATGGCTCTATACATATAGCCTGGGGAGATAAGAGGTTAGATCCAAGTGGTGTGGGATATGATATATACTACACATATTCTAGGGATGATGGGGAGACATTTGCTAAGAATATAAGGGTTACCGATATAACGGTTAACCCGATGTATGGCATACCATTCTTCATAGGAGACTATTTCGGAATGGCTGTATCTGATGACAATGTATATATAGTGTGGACTGATAGTAGGAGAGGCTCTCTAGCATTTGTCCCCGGTGCATATAGGGATGCAGCGCTTAACCAGGATATATACATAGCATTTATAGGGCAGAGGGATAGGCCTTCTATATCTATAACACCAGAGGATATAGAGAGTGGGCATTCAAATATAATAGCTATAGAGGGAAGGGGGTTCCCGAGAGAGGCTAGGCTGGGGATATCTATAGGATCTATGATAGTTAATAAGGAGGTTTGGAGCGATTCAAGCGGATCTTTTAAGATATATCTCAACATAGACTCATTACCACCTGGAAACATATCGATCCAGATCTTCGATCCCACAAATGGCTATATCATAGCATCCAAGGGCATCTCGATAACTCCAAATAGCCTCCTCACAGCCATATCAAGCCAGATAGCCGGGGGATTCACCAACATATCAGCTATGCTGAGTTCTATAGGGGCGCGGCTCATAGCTGTTGAGAATGGGCTAGCACTTGTGAACACATCTCTCGGCATCCTAAGACTTGATCTTAAGAGTATAAATGGATCTATAGCTAAGCTAGACGGCGATATAGCAATGCTATCTACGGATCTAGGTGTTCTTAAGGTTAGGGTAGATGATCTCGGTGCTAGGGTTGTCAACATATCAGGAGATCTAGCGGTTGTGAGAACATCAGTAGGAGATATCGTTGGGAGGGTCTCAGCTATACAGGGGAACTTCGCAACAGTTATAACAGATCTAGGTGTTATAAGGGCTAGGGTGGATGATAACATTGCTAGGAGTATGAATATTGAGGCGAGGATCTCAACCCTCGAGGGGATCTATATACCTCTGCTCCTCATCCTCCAAGCAGTAACAATAGCTCTTCTAGCCCTTATAATATTTAGAAGAAGGGCTGGTGCAAAGCCCGAAACATAGCCGGTGAGCTATATGGTGCACTACTACCCGCTATCTAAGAAAGAGCTTAAGGATCTCCTAAAAACATCTAGAGAGGTTTTCAAATGCTCTGTAGAAAGGTTCTCAGAGGGCTATATAGTCT is from Sulfolobales archaeon and encodes:
- a CDS encoding sialidase family protein; protein product: MGSRVYLGFPVAFLLVLSLLEAIGLSYAGEEPSAAFEKLSLSEAVRKLVSGGVLMREEIGVAKLRLNSEESARGISASFPPLQSTLPNLQSPRLSMLEQSIFGSNIRVTRDSPHYYPFENEPSIVVNPANPSNIVVASHDYSDPNYIVGISVYRSFDGGKTWLGPARMVPTYGDSLSDPSLAAGRDGTIYLAYLSVGAFSEITLAISRDGGATWDTVRVLNYSTSAFYDKPWIAVGPDPSNPMRDNIYITYTEFKGYFEVNLSIKIMVSRDGGRTFEGPYNVSWEGRYPDVLVQWSYPVVDLKGILYVSFFGAKVERGVYGERVIQGIWVARSVDGGRTFSEPVLAAETHWWFPYYSGPYGFRWIVPTPATAVGSDGTIYIAYEDDPDGPEGPDMGDIFLVISRDGGMTWSKPKRINDDEGYATQFFPMIAIRKSDGSIHIAWGDKRLDPSGVGYDIYYTYSRDDGETFAKNIRVTDITVNPMYGIPFFIGDYFGMAVSDDNVYIVWTDSRRGSLAFVPGAYRDAALNQDIYIAFIGQRDRPSISITPEDIESGHSNIIAIEGRGFPREARLGISIGSMIVNKEVWSDSSGSFKIYLNIDSLPPGNISIQIFDPTNGYIIASKGISITPNSLLTAISSQIAGGFTNISAMLSSIGARLIAVENGLALVNTSLGILRLDLKSINGSIAKLDGDIAMLSTDLGVLKVRVDDLGARVVNISGDLAVVRTSVGDIVGRVSAIQGNFATVITDLGVIRARVDDNIARSMNIEARISTLEGIYIPLLLILQAVTIALLALIIFRRRAGAKPET